A part of Lacerta agilis isolate rLacAgi1 chromosome 7, rLacAgi1.pri, whole genome shotgun sequence genomic DNA contains:
- the TMEM200C gene encoding transmembrane protein 200C, with product MIATGGLLRISARKQDPLRPQSQVPKRKRKAKKKRKNDVVVVKGKLKLCSFSGLIALCGILVLLVGIALAVVGYWPKPLYRAGSTGDSQFLPAHRTAAKSRSRNQTEDPGESHPEGLGANASVASSKKGVAPSPPAPSSPSTSTSFLFQLFSRYLHSDKLKVLGPLIMGIGIFLFICANAVLHENRDKKTKIINLRDLYSTVIDAHSLRTKDGAPSAPVAPVPINGFINYVQPQGLELKPGSGPVEALGAAGVLAKSSWHPPVGAPLSPPDLVSSPRSSSFSSRQLQPPSLAEAVYSIYRERAALARTAHSPPCSPPDGWDQHSTASSIVGSSLSTFTLLPLAQGEAAERERGGWRRPLGERGAREIPRGDVELSLKDLRSSYIDTGQGYTMLPRAGKRKLVLRRQSTSCLPDARRSFSPEPSQTLDSSTDLESSLLVKASSSSYSKSLDMGDSPPTTPPVDRRDSQSSQCDQHRSNKGYTPLEETGTSLESVANTPAHKTQDCEVIPSGEAGPSEDPSKEQMEQRPLKVQRQYTNKEKLFMISRSNAMAGLEEGDQESRGMI from the coding sequence ATGATCGCCACTGGAGGCCTCTTGAGGATCTCAGCCAGAAAACAGGATCCCCTGCGGCCTCAGAGCCAAGTCCCAAAGCGCAAGCGCAAAGCCAAAAAGAAACGCAAGAACGACGTGGTGGTGGTGAAGGGCAAGCTCAAGCTGTGCTCCTTCTCTGGCCTCATTGCTCTTTGTGGCATCCTGGTGCTTCTCGTGGGAATTGCCTTGGCGGTAGTAGGTTACTGGCCCAAGCCTCTTTACCGGGCAGGGAGCACTGGGGACAGCCAGTTTTTGCCAGCACACAGGACTGCCGCCAAAAGCCGCTCCAGGAACCAGACGGAAGATCCGGGAGAATCACACCCAGAAGGCTTGGGAGCCAACGCCTCCGTTGCGAGCAGCAAGAAGGGTGTTGCTCCTTCTCCACCTGCCCCCTCGTCCCCCTCCACTTCCACAAGCTTCCTCTTCCAGCTTTTCTCGCGGTATTTGCATTCGGACAAGCTCAAGGTGCTCGGGCCTCTCATCATGGGCATTGGAATCTTCCTCTTTATCTGTGCCAATGCAGTGCTCCACGAGAACCGGGACAAAAAGACAAAGATCATCAACTTGAGGGACCTGTACTCCACTGTCATCGATGCACATAGCCTTCGGACCAAGGATGGGGCACCCTCAGCTCCTGTTGCCCCAGTTCCTATCAATGGCTTCATCAACTACGTGCAACCTCAAGGGCTGGAGCTGAAACCCGGCAGTGGCCCTGTGGAAGCCCTGGGGGCTGCTGGTGTGCTAGCCAAGAGCAGCTGGCACCCACCCGTGGGTGCCCCTCTGTCTCCTCCAGACTTGGTTTCCTCGCCAcgctcctcctctttctcttctagGCAGCTGCAGCCGCCCAGCTTGGCTGAGGCAGTGTACAGCATCTATCGGGAGAGAGCTGCCTTGGCCAGAACTGCTCATAGCCCACCTTGTAGCCCCCCAGATGGCTGGGACCAGCATAGCACAGCCAGTTCCATTGTCGGTTCCTCGCTCAGCACTTTCACTTTGCTGCCTCTGGCtcagggggaggcggcagagcgAGAGCGTGGCGGCTGGCGGAGGCCGCTGGGAGAGCGAGGGGCTAGGGAGATTCCACGGGGAGATGTGGAGCTCAGCCTGAAAGATCTCAGGAGCAGCTACATAGACACAGGGCAAGGGTATACAATGCTGCCCAGGGCAGGCAAGCGTAAATTGGTCCTTAGACGCCAGAGCACAAGCTGCCTCCCTGATGCCAGGAGATCCTTCTCCCCAGAACCCTCTCAGACTCTGGACAGTAGCACAGACCTTGAGTCCAGTCTTTTAGTAAAAGCTTCATCTTCCAGCTACTCCAAATCCCTAGATATGGGGGACTCTCCCCCTACGACACCACCTGTGGACAGGAGAGATTCTCAGAGCTCTCAGTGCGATCAACACAGAAGCAATAAGGGCTACACCCCATTGGAGGAAACAGGCACCTCCTTGGAATCTGTTGCCAACACCCCAGCCCATAAAACCCAGGACTGTGAAGTGATCCCCAGTGGGGAAGCTGGCCCCTCCGAGGATCCCAGCAAAGAACAAATGGAGCAGCGGCCTTTGAAAGTGCAAAGACAGTACACAAATAAAGAGAAACTTTTCATGATCTCCAGATCAAATGCCATGGCCGGGCTGGAGGAAGGAGACCAGGAGAGCAGAGGCATGATTTAA